One Natrinema halophilum genomic window carries:
- the dpsA gene encoding DNA starvation/stationary phase protection protein DpsA, translating into MSTQKTVRQQAGTVEENALRLEQDKAEQIIEALNTELANSYVLYHQLKKHHWVVEGAEFLPLHEFLEEAYEHVEEGADVIAERAQALGGVPVSGPANQEERATVEFEGEDVYDVRTMFENDLEMYGDIIESMRDSIELAENLGDHATAEILREILVTIEEDGHHFEHYLEDDTLVLEEATH; encoded by the coding sequence ATGAGCACTCAAAAGACCGTCCGCCAACAGGCTGGTACCGTCGAGGAGAACGCACTCCGCCTCGAACAGGATAAGGCCGAACAGATCATCGAGGCACTGAACACCGAACTGGCGAACTCTTACGTCCTCTATCACCAGTTGAAAAAGCACCACTGGGTCGTCGAGGGTGCGGAGTTCCTGCCACTCCACGAATTCCTCGAAGAGGCATACGAACACGTCGAGGAAGGTGCGGATGTCATCGCCGAACGCGCCCAGGCACTGGGTGGCGTTCCCGTTTCCGGCCCGGCGAACCAGGAAGAACGCGCAACCGTCGAGTTCGAGGGCGAAGACGTCTACGACGTCCGAACGATGTTCGAAAACGACCTCGAGATGTACGGCGACATAATCGAATCGATGCGAGACAGCATCGAACTCGCGGAAAACCTCGGCGATCACGCGACCGCAGAAATACTGCGCGAAATCCTCGTTACGATCGAAGAAGACGGTCACCACTTCGAACACTACCTCGAAGACGACACGCTGGTCCTTGAGGAAGCGACGCACTGA
- a CDS encoding RNA-guided endonuclease InsQ/TnpB family protein, which translates to MVIQATRTFVGSIQNHRQVCDGLDSLGDSASKIWNVARWTVDRIWDEIGKIPDEGPLKSYMKDQACWKDLNAQSSQKVIEELSDAFQSWFDLRHKDDKANPPGYRKHGDTRPRSTVTFKADGFKHDPGNNRVRLSKGKNLKEHFSDFILCEYQTHPDVDLSEVNKVQNVRAVWNGDEWELHFVCKVSLETNDSAGDEVAGIDLGITNIATVAFPDEYVLYPGNSLKQDKHCFKRAEYDTEGENGPSEKSMWARRKLTDRETHFYHTLADTIITECVERSVGTLAVSWPENIRESDWGKTGNKKLHTWAFDRIYQYLEYKGEKRGVEVSKENEWDTSKTCSKCGDDTKSNRKHRGLYVCSSCGLVGNADCNGAENMRQKITPSPHGEDRSNGCVAQPSVHLFDRESGMFHTREQAVS; encoded by the coding sequence ATGGTGATTCAGGCCACTCGTACCTTCGTTGGCTCCATTCAGAACCACCGGCAGGTCTGCGATGGCCTTGACTCGCTCGGAGATTCCGCCTCGAAAATCTGGAACGTCGCACGCTGGACTGTCGACCGCATATGGGACGAAATCGGTAAAATCCCGGACGAAGGTCCGCTCAAATCGTATATGAAGGACCAAGCGTGCTGGAAAGACCTGAATGCACAATCCAGTCAGAAAGTCATCGAAGAACTTTCCGACGCTTTCCAGTCATGGTTCGACCTGCGACACAAAGACGACAAGGCGAATCCCCCCGGCTACCGCAAACACGGCGACACCCGACCCCGAAGTACGGTCACGTTCAAAGCAGACGGCTTCAAACACGACCCCGGGAACAATCGAGTCAGACTCAGTAAGGGGAAGAACCTCAAAGAACACTTCTCGGACTTCATCCTCTGTGAGTACCAGACTCATCCCGACGTAGACCTTTCAGAAGTCAATAAAGTACAGAACGTTCGCGCGGTCTGGAACGGCGACGAGTGGGAACTACACTTTGTCTGCAAAGTCAGTCTCGAAACGAACGACTCAGCAGGCGACGAAGTGGCTGGTATTGACCTCGGTATCACGAATATCGCCACGGTCGCGTTCCCTGACGAGTACGTCCTGTATCCCGGCAACTCACTCAAGCAGGACAAGCACTGCTTCAAACGTGCCGAGTACGACACTGAGGGCGAAAACGGCCCGTCCGAGAAGTCGATGTGGGCGCGTCGCAAACTCACAGACCGTGAGACACACTTCTACCATACGCTTGCAGACACCATCATCACGGAGTGTGTGGAACGCAGTGTTGGCACGCTCGCGGTGAGTTGGCCTGAGAACATTCGAGAGTCCGACTGGGGGAAGACTGGAAACAAAAAACTCCACACATGGGCGTTCGACCGTATCTACCAGTACCTCGAATACAAAGGCGAAAAACGTGGTGTTGAGGTGTCGAAGGAGAACGAGTGGGACACCTCAAAGACCTGCTCGAAGTGTGGTGACGACACGAAGTCCAACCGCAAACATCGTGGGTTGTACGTCTGCTCGTCGTGCGGGTTAGTCGGAAACGCGGATTGCAACGGGGCAGAGAATATGCGACAGAAGATAACTCCGAGTCCTCACGGTGAGGATAGGAGTAACGGCTGTGTGGCACAGCCGTCGGTACACTTGTTCGACCGCGAGAGCGGGATGTTTCACACGAGAGAACAAGCCGTGTCGTAA
- a CDS encoding YhjD/YihY/BrkB family envelope integrity protein: MSLSERGPRSFVKSVIVGIQEKNVTFMAASIAYQAFVSLIPLLVLLFFLVSFVGDDALATQVSSMTEGFLPESGQIILENGIEGSTGSVGTSLIGLVALVWGSLKIFRGLDTAFSEIYTSTEENSLVDQLRDGAVVFGTIGVALIAAGVTTAVFAFFPSSLFIGLLNPLLLVGGLSIAFFPMYYLFPDVDVSVREVLPGVIVAASGWAALQALFQIYVALSSSSDSAGPIGAVLLLLTWLYFGGLILLVGAVINATHSGHIEIESDEISESDETLEGIPQDENRGQFVDSSERERELLEERATNLRRERDQLQHDRDAQRTRRYRLEDTVDELEARIDRLESENGALEAETNRLRRELEARHGSSWRQRVGAILTGVRSVTIGTIDRRNEGRPPRRK; this comes from the coding sequence ATGTCACTGTCCGAGCGCGGACCGAGATCGTTCGTGAAGTCGGTGATCGTTGGGATTCAGGAGAAAAATGTGACGTTCATGGCCGCAAGCATCGCCTATCAGGCGTTCGTCTCGTTGATCCCGCTGCTCGTCCTCCTTTTCTTTCTGGTTTCGTTCGTCGGCGACGACGCGCTTGCGACGCAGGTGTCGTCCATGACCGAGGGGTTTCTCCCCGAAAGCGGACAGATCATACTCGAGAACGGGATCGAGGGGTCGACCGGCAGCGTCGGAACGTCGCTCATCGGGCTCGTCGCGCTCGTCTGGGGGTCGCTGAAGATCTTCCGCGGGCTCGACACCGCATTTTCGGAGATATACACGTCGACCGAAGAGAACTCCCTGGTCGACCAGTTGCGCGACGGCGCCGTCGTCTTCGGAACGATCGGTGTCGCGTTGATCGCCGCCGGCGTGACGACGGCCGTTTTCGCGTTCTTCCCGTCCAGTCTCTTCATCGGACTACTGAACCCGCTGTTGCTCGTCGGTGGATTATCGATCGCCTTCTTTCCGATGTACTACCTCTTCCCGGACGTGGACGTCTCCGTGAGAGAAGTGCTGCCGGGCGTGATCGTCGCAGCCAGCGGCTGGGCAGCCCTCCAGGCACTATTTCAGATCTACGTCGCTCTCTCGAGCAGCTCCGACTCGGCGGGACCGATCGGGGCCGTCCTCCTCTTGCTGACCTGGCTGTACTTCGGCGGGCTCATTCTGCTCGTGGGGGCCGTCATTAATGCGACTCACTCGGGTCATATCGAGATCGAGTCCGACGAGATAAGCGAGAGCGACGAGACACTCGAGGGCATTCCTCAGGACGAAAACCGCGGGCAGTTCGTCGATTCGTCGGAGCGCGAACGCGAACTGCTCGAGGAGCGAGCAACGAATCTGCGGCGAGAACGCGATCAGTTGCAACACGATCGCGACGCCCAGCGGACCCGTCGCTATCGACTCGAGGATACCGTCGACGAACTCGAAGCGAGGATCGATCGACTCGAATCGGAAAACGGTGCACTCGAGGCGGAAACCAACCGTCTCCGACGCGAACTCGAGGCGCGCCATGGCTCGTCGTGGCGCCAACGGGTTGGTGCAATTCTGACTGGGGTTCGGTCGGTAACGATCGGTACTATCGACCGCCGAAACGAAGGGCGCCCGCCTCGCCGTAAATGA
- a CDS encoding aldehyde dehydrogenase family protein encodes MATRIAQRRERMYVDGEWLETEDALAVSDLAEGGTFAQVAAAGPAEARTALEAAHEIKPTMRQTTVVERAAWCEAIAAGLREREEELAEVIVREAGKPISSARGEVAQAAERFDRAAEEARNVVSKGEYREGSTAGHEGWQAIVKHEPIGAVLCITPYNYPLATTALQVAPALAAGNSVLLKPATKTPVSASILADVIASVDGIPDGAFNFIPGQASDIGDVLAGDDRVNAIAMTGSSGAGKHVARESGMVNLHMELGGNAPAVVFDDADLTDVAGNCAKGSFKYAGQRCSAISRVLAHEPVHDELVELIDDQMDAWQAGDLFDEKTGFGPLISEEQADWVAELVDDAVEKGATLVRGGKRRAPEGVPDDLGDQFFEPTLLANVPHDARIVDEEQFGPVAAITTFEDEDEALEIANGSDLALDAAVFTNDHGRAMRMAERIDAGAVRINGAPSHGLGDIPFGGNEDSGIGREGLDASIHAMMREKSIIL; translated from the coding sequence ATGGCAACAAGAATCGCCCAACGGAGAGAACGGATGTACGTCGATGGTGAGTGGCTCGAGACCGAAGATGCGCTCGCGGTCTCTGACCTCGCCGAGGGCGGGACCTTCGCGCAGGTTGCCGCGGCAGGACCGGCGGAGGCGCGAACGGCGCTCGAGGCGGCACACGAGATCAAACCGACGATGCGCCAGACGACGGTCGTCGAGCGGGCAGCATGGTGCGAAGCGATCGCAGCGGGACTTCGCGAGCGCGAGGAAGAACTTGCGGAGGTCATCGTTCGCGAAGCGGGCAAACCGATCTCGTCGGCCCGCGGCGAGGTTGCTCAGGCAGCAGAACGATTCGACCGAGCGGCCGAGGAAGCTCGGAACGTCGTAAGCAAGGGCGAGTATCGCGAAGGTTCGACGGCTGGCCACGAGGGGTGGCAGGCCATCGTCAAACACGAACCGATCGGTGCCGTCCTCTGTATTACACCGTACAACTATCCGCTGGCGACGACGGCTTTGCAGGTTGCGCCCGCACTCGCGGCCGGCAACAGCGTCCTTCTCAAGCCCGCGACGAAGACGCCCGTCTCAGCCTCGATCCTCGCCGACGTCATCGCCAGCGTGGATGGAATCCCGGACGGTGCATTCAACTTCATCCCCGGCCAGGCAAGCGATATCGGCGACGTACTGGCGGGCGACGACCGCGTCAACGCAATCGCCATGACCGGTTCATCGGGGGCGGGGAAACACGTCGCCCGCGAAAGCGGAATGGTCAATCTTCATATGGAACTGGGCGGGAACGCCCCGGCTGTCGTGTTCGACGATGCAGACCTTACCGACGTCGCAGGCAACTGCGCCAAGGGATCGTTCAAGTACGCAGGACAGCGATGCTCCGCGATTTCGCGCGTACTCGCCCACGAACCCGTCCACGACGAACTCGTCGAGTTGATCGACGACCAGATGGATGCCTGGCAGGCGGGCGACCTCTTCGACGAGAAAACCGGCTTCGGCCCGCTCATCAGCGAGGAACAGGCCGACTGGGTCGCCGAGTTGGTCGACGACGCCGTAGAGAAGGGGGCCACTCTCGTCCGCGGAGGCAAACGCCGCGCTCCGGAGGGCGTTCCGGACGACCTCGGCGACCAGTTCTTCGAGCCGACGTTGCTCGCAAATGTCCCTCACGACGCTCGAATCGTCGACGAAGAGCAGTTCGGTCCCGTCGCGGCGATTACCACCTTCGAGGACGAGGACGAAGCCCTCGAGATCGCAAACGGCTCCGATCTCGCGCTCGACGCCGCGGTCTTTACGAACGACCACGGGCGTGCAATGCGGATGGCAGAGCGAATCGACGCCGGTGCGGTCCGGATCAACGGCGCACCAAGCCACGGCCTCGGCGACATCCCATTCGGCGGCAACGAGGACTCTGGAATCGGCCGCGAGGGCCTGGATGCCTCGATCCACGCGATGATGCGCGAGAAAAGCATCATTCTCTGA
- a CDS encoding carbohydrate kinase family protein — translation MEHDVLVAGETLIDFLPHQTGPLEDVATFERRPGGAPANVAVSLTRLERPPLFWTRVGDDPFGRYLERSLVECGLSDRWIERDEDAKTTLAFVSHDEIGDREFSFYRHDTADTRLEPGRIDDGTLAACEWVHAGGVTLSSGSSRTAILELLERAAAAGCTVSFDPNLRPELWPDEAAFPNVVGDALAHVDICLATVAELEALGFTGGSPKAIARAVLDRGSIHTVFVTQGSDGAVAVAGDEAPWPATVVEHSGFEVETIDTTGAGDAFVAGVIDALRDGTNLTETVAFANAVAAMSTTASGAMTALPTRDAVTALLEESRSK, via the coding sequence ATGGAACACGACGTACTCGTCGCCGGCGAGACGCTCATCGACTTCCTTCCCCACCAAACCGGCCCGCTCGAGGACGTCGCCACCTTCGAACGACGGCCCGGCGGTGCACCGGCGAACGTCGCCGTCTCACTCACACGGCTCGAGCGCCCACCGCTGTTCTGGACCCGCGTCGGTGACGATCCGTTCGGCCGGTATCTCGAGCGATCGCTCGTCGAGTGCGGTCTCTCAGACCGGTGGATCGAACGCGATGAGGATGCGAAGACGACGCTTGCGTTCGTCTCCCACGACGAAATCGGCGATCGCGAGTTCAGCTTCTATCGGCACGATACCGCAGATACACGCCTCGAACCTGGCCGGATCGACGATGGGACCCTGGCTGCCTGTGAGTGGGTCCACGCCGGCGGCGTGACCCTTTCGAGTGGCTCGTCGCGCACCGCGATACTCGAGTTGCTCGAGCGCGCGGCGGCTGCAGGCTGTACGGTCTCGTTCGATCCGAACCTGCGGCCCGAATTGTGGCCCGACGAGGCCGCGTTTCCCAACGTGGTTGGTGACGCTCTCGCTCACGTCGACATCTGTCTCGCGACGGTCGCGGAACTCGAGGCGCTTGGCTTCACGGGAGGGTCACCGAAGGCGATTGCTCGAGCGGTGCTCGATCGCGGATCGATTCACACCGTGTTCGTGACCCAGGGAAGCGACGGCGCAGTCGCCGTCGCAGGCGACGAGGCACCGTGGCCTGCGACGGTGGTCGAGCATTCAGGATTCGAGGTTGAGACGATAGACACGACGGGTGCCGGGGACGCCTTCGTCGCCGGCGTAATCGACGCCCTACGAGACGGCACGAACCTGACGGAAACCGTCGCGTTCGCGAACGCGGTCGCGGCGATGTCGACTACCGCGTCAGGGGCGATGACGGCCCTGCCAACGCGTGACGCTGTGACGGCGTTGCTCGAGGAGTCGCGGTCGAAATAG